The proteins below are encoded in one region of Anguilla anguilla isolate fAngAng1 chromosome 3, fAngAng1.pri, whole genome shotgun sequence:
- the lypd6b gene encoding ly6/PLAUR domain-containing protein 6B: protein MRGLHPAAAMAFSVILLHASLLQVLFIVASCDERNVNHINFYNIVPPADVTPFPKSFKCFTCERALDNYSCNRWAEDKWCPEDTQFCMTVHRFASHGKTRSVTKRCVSREDCYAVGCQHHRDAGHTECISCCEGMACNVEVPTNHSTAVFAMRHAPISSSPSSRVWRVSLLPAMVLMVLL from the exons ATGAGAGGCCTTCATCCCGCCGCCGCGATGGCGTTTTCCGTCATCCTGCTTCACGCTTCGCTTCTGCAGGTCCTCTTCATTGTAGCCTCATGCGATGAGAGAAACGTCAATCACATCAACTTCTACAACATTGTCCCGCCCGCAGACG TGACCCCTTTCCCCAAAAGCTTCAAGTGCTTCACCTGCGAGCGCGCCTTGGACAACTACAGCTGCAACCGGTGGGCCGAGGACAAATGGTGTCCAGAGG ATACGCAGTTCTGCATGACCGTGCATCGCTTCGCCAGCCACGGCAAGACCAGGTCTGTGACCAAGAGGTGTGTGAGCAGAGAGGACTGCTACGCTGTAGGCTGCCAGCACCACAGAGACGCTGGACACACC GAGTGCATATCTTGCTGCGAAGGCATGGCTTGCAACGTGGAGGTcccgaccaatcacagcaccGCAGTGTTCGCCATGAGACACGCCCCCATCTCCTCGTCGCCATCCAGTAGGGTTTGGAGGGTTTCATTGCTGCCCGCCATGGTGTTGATGGTGCTCTTGTGA